In a genomic window of Halostella litorea:
- a CDS encoding helix-turn-helix transcriptional regulator produces the protein MGPDDDPSPLDRVAYLARAESRVRILEALLESGSATQRDLRARLDASRTTVARSLRSLEETGWVERDARTYRLTPAGRLVADSFLDLVDTVELTEGLSAFLEWFPRSELPFELDRLADAEITTSDAGDPYAPARKQSEILRTADRMRLFLPSIDMEGTKLITERVTEGGLEAETVIAPGLEATVESDDFGPLLREKVATGRSDVYVAESDLGFYLGLADDGTVQIGVEDGDGLPRALVETADARVREWAEETYERYRADARPKPAEEF, from the coding sequence ATGGGACCGGACGACGACCCGTCGCCGCTCGACCGCGTGGCGTACCTGGCCCGGGCCGAGTCCCGCGTCCGGATCCTGGAGGCGCTCCTGGAGTCGGGGTCGGCGACGCAGCGCGACCTCAGGGCCCGGCTGGACGCTTCCCGGACGACGGTCGCCCGCTCCCTCCGGTCGCTGGAGGAGACCGGCTGGGTCGAACGCGACGCCCGGACGTACCGGCTCACGCCGGCGGGGCGGCTCGTCGCCGACTCGTTTCTCGACCTGGTCGACACCGTGGAGCTGACCGAGGGGCTGTCGGCGTTCCTGGAGTGGTTCCCCCGGTCGGAGCTTCCCTTCGAACTGGACCGGCTGGCCGACGCGGAGATCACGACGTCCGACGCCGGCGACCCGTACGCGCCGGCCAGAAAGCAGTCGGAGATCCTCCGCACCGCCGACCGGATGCGGCTGTTCCTGCCCTCCATCGACATGGAGGGGACGAAGCTCATCACCGAACGGGTCACGGAGGGGGGCCTCGAAGCCGAGACGGTCATCGCGCCGGGGCTCGAAGCGACCGTCGAGTCAGACGACTTCGGCCCGTTGCTGCGCGAGAAGGTGGCGACGGGGCGGTCGGACGTCTACGTCGCCGAGTCCGACCTGGGGTTCTACCTCGGGCTGGCCGACGACGGCACCGTCCAGATCGGCGTGGAGGACGGCGACGGGCTCCCCCGGGCGCTGGTCGAGACAGCGGACGCG